From Synoicihabitans lomoniglobus, the proteins below share one genomic window:
- a CDS encoding DNA-3-methyladenine glycosylase family protein, whose translation MKPRYDAATAVAHLRAADSDLADLMDACGPFDLRLHRTGDLFASLLRSIIYQQLHGKAAASIHGRVLALTGPRPTAEAIDELTDTQLRTAGLSAAKLAALRDLSAKTAARTVPSLAIARRMDDDELIARLTTVRGIGPWTVHMLLLFRLGRPDVMPTGDFAIRLAFARHFRQSETVTPAELLAHADRWKPWRSVASWYLWRSLDPAGGG comes from the coding sequence ATGAAACCGCGATACGACGCGGCGACCGCCGTGGCTCACCTGCGCGCCGCCGACTCCGACCTCGCGGATTTGATGGATGCCTGCGGTCCTTTCGACCTGCGACTGCATCGGACCGGAGACCTGTTCGCATCGTTACTGCGCTCCATCATCTATCAGCAGCTCCATGGCAAAGCCGCCGCGAGTATTCACGGGCGCGTCCTCGCATTGACCGGACCGCGTCCCACGGCGGAGGCGATCGATGAATTGACCGACACACAATTGCGGACGGCCGGCCTCTCCGCCGCCAAACTCGCCGCGCTGCGCGATCTCAGTGCGAAAACCGCGGCCCGCACCGTGCCCTCGCTCGCCATCGCCCGGCGGATGGACGACGACGAACTCATCGCCCGTCTGACCACCGTGCGCGGCATCGGACCGTGGACGGTGCACATGCTTCTGCTCTTCCGCCTCGGTCGACCCGACGTCATGCCCACGGGAGATTTCGCCATTCGCTTGGCGTTTGCGCGCCATTTTCGACAAAGCGAAACGGTCACGCCGGCGGAGTTGCTCGCGCACGCCGATCGTTGGAAACCGTGGCGCAGCGTGGCGAGTTGGTATCTCTGGCGCTCGCTCGATCCGGCCGGCGGCGGCTGA